In Streptomyces liangshanensis, the DNA window TCGTACGTACAGCAAAGCCGAAGGCCGCCGCCCCCTCGAAGGGCAACGGGCAGGACGCGGCCGACACAGGGAAGGGCACATCGTGATCGCCGTACTGGGCCTCGTCGTGGGAGTCGTGGTCGGACTGTTGGTCCGGCCCGAAGTGCCGGCGGTGGTCGAGCCCTATCTGCCGATCGCCGTCGTGGCGGCCCTGGACGCGGTCTTCGGCGGCCTGCGGGCCATGCTCGACGGGATCTTCGTGGACAAGGTCTTCGTCGTGTCGTTCCTGTCGAACGTCGTGGTGGCCGCGCTCATCGTGTTCCTCGGCGACAAGCTCGGTGTGGGCGCCCAGTTGTCGACCGGTGTGGTCGTGGTCTTCGGTATCCGCATCTTCTCCAACGCTGCCGCGATCCGCCGGCACGTCTTCCGGGCGTGACGCCGATGAGCGAGCAGGGAGGTACGGACAGGGAGCCCCGGCGGCTCACGGGCCGCCAGAGGCTCGCGGCCGGGCTCTGGCCGCCCCGGGTGACCCGGGCCCAACTGATCGTCGCCGTGCTGCTGTTCGGGCTCGGCCTGGGGCTCGCCATCCAGGTGAGGTCGAACAACGACGACAGCGCGCTGCGGGGGGCCCGCCAGGAGGACCTGGTGCGCATCCTCGACGAGTTGGACGACCGCACGCAGCGGCTGGAGGACGAGAAGCAGAGCCTCGACGACCAGCGCACCGAGTTGGAGACGAGCTCGGACCAGGCCGAGGAGGCCCGCAGGCAGACGCGGGAGAAGGAGCAGCAGCTCGGGATCCTGGCGGGCACCGTGGCCGCCGAGGGGCCCGGGATCACGCTGACCGTCGCGGACAGCGGCGACACCGTGGAGCCCGACATGCTGCTCGACACGATCCAGGAGCTGCGGGCCGCCGGCGCGGAGGCGATCCAGATCAATGGCGTCCGCGTGGTTGCGAACACCTTCTTCTCGGGTACGGGAGGTGACATCCAGGTGGACGGGAAGCAGGTCACCGCGCCGTACCGTTTCAAGGTCATCGGCAAGCCGCAGGACCTGGAGCCCGCCCTCAACATTCCGGGCGGGGTGGTGCAGACACTGGAGAAGGAGCAGGCCACGGCCACGGTGGCGCGGGCTGAGAAGATCATCGTCAATGCCTTGCGACCGGCGGAGCGCCCTGACTACGCTCGGTCGTCGGCGCAGTGAGGCGGGGGCGCATGGCGGCTGTCGGCCGCGGGCATGAGGTTGCGGGGGGTCGGCGCACGATCAGTGTGGTGAGTGGTGGAAACTGTCCGGTGGATACGGACGTTGTCAAGATGTCCGGGTCGGCAGGTGTGTTCATTCAGGGTTCGTCCTGCCCCACGGGCGGGTCTGTATCGGTCAAGGGGAATCGCCCGTGAAGTTGTTTGGGAAGTTGTTCGGCAAGAGCGCACGCGAGGACGGCGGGGGTTCCCGTCACCGTGCGGCGCGGCACGGCGGGAGCGAGGAGCCGAGCGGCGACCGCCCGCTCTTCCGTGACCAGGTGGGTGACGGTGCCGGTGGCGGCGCGTCGTCTGTTGACCCCGCCGGTCAGGGCCGCATAGGTTTCGGTGAACCATCAACCTCGAGTACGGGTGGAGGGTCTGCCTTGCCGGTCTGTACGAGGTGTGGCCACCGCAACGCGGAGGCCAGTCGGTTCTGCTCCAACTGCGGGGCGCCGCTGCGGGCCGGGGTGCCCGCCGAGCGCGCTTCGGAGACGACCTCCACCATCTCCATCTCCGGCCTCGAGGCGTACGACTCGGAGGTCACCGGCCAGACGGCCGTGCCCTCCCTGTCCCCGGAGGCCCAGGCCGCCGTGGACGCCCTCCCGCTGGGTTCGGCGCTCCTCGTGGTGCGCAGGGGGCCCAACTCGGGCAGCCGCTTCCTCCTGGACAGTGAGCTGACGACGGCCGGCCGTCACCCGCAGAGCGACATCTTCCTCGACGACGTGACCGTCTCCCGCCGCCATGTGGACTTCCGCAGGGGCGCGGACGGCCGCTTCACCGTCTCGGACGTGGGCAGCCTGAACGGCACGTACGTCAATCGTGAGCGGATCGACTCGGTCCTGCTCTCGAACGGCGACGAGGTTCAGATCGGCAAGTACCGGCTGGTCTTCTACGCGAGCCAGCGGGGCGTGTGACTTTCAGGAAAGGTCCATGCTGCGAACACCCACGGGCGGTGCCGGTCACGGCACCGCCCCTTCGGGCGACACCCTGCTGAGCATCGGTGCGGTGCTCGGCCGGCTGCGGGTCGAGTTCCCCGAGGTCACCATCTCCAAGATCCGTTTCCTGGAGGCGGAGGGCCTCGTCGAGCCGCGCCGCACACCTTCGGGGTACCGGAAATTCGGGCCTCAGGACGTGGAGCGGCTGACCCAGGTGCTGCGGATGCAGCGGGACCACTACCTCCCGCTGAAGGCCATCCGGGAGCATCTCGACGCCCTCGGCCGGGGCGAGCGTCTCCCGCTGCCGGGGCAGCAGCGCCAGCGCCGGGCCGCCGAGACCGGCCCCGCGCCGCGGACCGCCGCGAGGATCGGGCGTGAGGAGCTGCTGGCCGCCTCGGGGGCCGACGGGAGCGCGCTCGACGAGTGGGAGTCGTACGGCCTCATCACTCCGATGCCGGACGGCGGGTACGACCCGGAGTCCGTGACGGTGGCGAAACTGGTCGCGGACCTCGGAAGATTCGGTCTGGAACCACGTCATCTGCGGATCATGAGAGCGGCCGCGCAGCGTGAGGCGGGGATGGTCGAGCAGGTGGTCGCGCCGCTGCGCCGGCACCGTAACCCGCAGACCAGAGCACATGCGGAGGCCACCACGAGGGAGCTGGCGACCCTCTCGGTGAAGCTGCACGCGGCACTGTTCCGGACGGCTCTCGGAGCACATCCGCACTGATCATGGGGGAGTCCGACTACCCAAACCGGTCGCTCGCGTCCTAGGGTTGCTGTGTGAACGAGCTCGACGTTGTGGGTGTCCGGGTGGAAATGCCCTCCAACCAACCGATCGTGCTCCTGCGTGAAGTGGGAGGCGATCGGTACCTTCCCATCTGGATCGGGCCGGGGGAGGCCACCGCCATCGCCTTCGCCCAGCAGGGCATGACGCCTGCCAGGCCGCTGACCCATGACCTTTTCAAGGATGTCCTTGAGGCCGTGGGGCAGGAGCTGACCGAGGTCCGCATCACGGATCTCAGGGAAGGCGTCTTCTACGCGGAGCTGGTCTTCGCCAGCGGGGTCGAGGTGAGTGCCAGGCCGTCCGACGCCATAGCGCTCGCGTTGCGCACCGGTACGCCGATCTACGGCAGTGACGGTGTCCTGGACGACGCGGGTATCGCCATCCCGGACGAGCAGGAGGACGAGGTGGAGAAGTTCCGCGAGTTCCTCGACCAGATCTCTCCCGAGGACTTCGGGACCAACAGCCAGTGAGCGGTCGGTGAGTGCCTGACGTCGGGGGCCCCCGGGCCTCCGACGGCACATTCGGTCAGCCTTTCCCGGGACCGGGACACGCGAAACCACTCTCAAGGTGATTATCACTCGGCGTGGCGAGTGCGGCGATCGTTGACGCACCCCGAGTGACTCCCTACCGTCGTTGAGGGCAGGTCAAGGACGGAGGTCGGCGTGAGAAGCAGCGGCGACGGTACGGCGGTGGGCGGGGCGTTCCCGCTGCGGAGCGAGACGGCCGACCCCGGTACCGAGACGGTCGGGTACCGCGGACCGACGGCGTGTGCCGCGGCGGGGATCACGTACCGCCAGTTGGACTACTGGGCGCGCACGGGGCTCGTGGAGCCCAGCGTGCGCGCGGCGTACGGCTCCGGGGCGCAGCGGCTCTACAGCTTTCGTGACGTGGTCGTCCTCAAGATCGTGAAGCGGTTCCTGGACACCGGGGTCGCTCTCCAGAACATCCGGGCGGCCGTACGGCACCTGCGGGCCCGTGACGTCCAGGATCTGGAGCGGATGACGCTGATGAGCGACGGGGCGACGGTCTACGAGTGCACGTCGCCGGACGAGGTCGTGGATCTGCTCCAGGGCGGCCAGGGGATCTTCGGGATCGCGGTCGGGGTGGTCTGGCGGGACGTCGAGGCCGCGCTGTCCCAGCTGCACGGGGAGCGGATCGACACGGGCGAGACGCTCGTGGGGAACAACCCGGCGGACGAACTGGCCAGGCGTCGCAGGGACCGGGCGGTCTGACCGCCCGGCCCCGGGGCGTGTCCGGCTCCCACGCCGTACCGGCCGATTGTCAGTGCGGTGAGGGAGCATCGGGGGTGTGAGAGCCGCCCCGACCATCCTGCATCTGGACATGGACGCCTTCTTCGCCGCCGCGGAGCAGGCGGCGAAGCCGAGTCTGCGCGGAAAGCCGGTCGTCGTCGGCGGTCTCGGACCGCGTGGGGTGGTCTCCACGGCCTCGTACGAGGCGCGGCGGTTCGGGGTGCACTCGGCGATGCCGATGGCGCAGGCGCGGCGGCTCGCGCCGAACGCGGCGTATCTCGTCCCGCGCTTCACGGTCTACCGAGCGATCAGCGAGCAGGTGATGGAGCTGTTGCGCCGGCTGTCGCCGCTGGTGGAGCCGCTGAGCCTGGACGAGGCGTTCGTGGACCTGGAGGCGGGCGGCTCGGCCGGCGACACGACCTCCGCGCGGGCCGCCGGCGAGCGGCTGCGCCGGGACATCCTGGAGACGACGGGGCTCACCGGGTCCGTGGGGCTGGCGGGGTCTAAGATGCTGGCGAAGATCGGCTCCGAACAGGCCAAGCCCGACGGCCTGGTCGTCGTCGAGCCGGGGACCGAGCGCGCGCTCCTGGGGCCCATGACCGTACGGACCCTGCCCGGTGTCGGTCCCGCGACGGGGGAGCACCTGCGGCGGGCCGGGATGACCACGGTCGCGGACCTGGCGGAGGCCGGGGAGGACGAGTTGGTGCGGCTCCTGGGGAAGTCGCACGGCGCGTCGCTGTTCCGGATGGCGGGGGGCCACGACGACCGGCCCGTGGTGGCCGAGCGGGAGGCCAAGTCGGTGTCCGTGGAGGACACCTTCGACGTGGACCTGCACGACCGGGTGCGGGTGCGGACGGAGGTGGACCGGCTGGCCGACCGGTGTGTGCAGCGGCTGCGGGCGGCCGGGCACTCGGGGCGGACGGTCGTGCTGAAGGTCCGGCGGTACGACTTCTCGACGCTGACCCGCTCGGAGACGCTGCGCGGGCCCACCGACGACCCCGGTGTGGTGCGGGAGGCGGCGGGGCGGCTGCTGGAGGCGGTGGACACCACCGGCGGGGTCCGGCTGCTGGGCGTGGGGGTGAGCGGGCTCGCGGACTACACGCAGGAGGACCTGTTCGCGCAGGCGGCGGCCGACCGGGCGGCGGAGGGGAAGGCGCGGGCCGACGGATCGGGCGGGGAGGGGGCGGCCGCGGACGCGGGGCGGGCCGCGGTGGCCCCGGCCGCCCCGGTGGACGGCCCTGAGAGGCCCGGGGAGGGGTGGACGGCGCCCGAGGCGCGCCCGGCGCCCGCCGGGGGCGTACCGGCCGCTCAGGGGGCGCCGGAGGCGGCGGACCTGCCCGCGGAGCGCCGCTTCCCCGCCGGGCACGACGTGCGGCACGCCGCGTTCGGCGCGGGGTGGGTGCAGGGCAGCGGGCTGCGCCGGGTCACCGTACGGTTCGAGCAGCCCTGGTCCGCGCCGGGGCGGGTGCGGACCTTCTGGGTGGACGATCCCGAACTGGAGCTGTCGGACCCGCTGCCCCTGACCGGCGGAGCGCCCCAGGACGGGCCCGAGCCGGATCAGTCGTCCTGGCCCGCGACCCGCCCGAAGTCACGCGCGGAGTCCCCGTCGGACAGCGAGGCCGGGCGCTCCGGCGGGCCCGGCTCGGGCAGGGCGAGGCCGTAGTGGCGGTAGAGCTGGAGTTCCTGCTCGGGCGAGAGGTGCCGGCCGACGCCGAAGTCGGGGGCGTCCTTGATCAGCGAGCGCTCGAAGGGGATGCGGAGCGTCTCCTCCTCCAGCGTGCTGGGCGCGAGGGGGACGAACGCGTCCCGGCTGAAGATCCCGGTGCGGACGGCCGCCCACTCGGGCACGCCCGTCGCGTCGTCGAGGTACACCTCGTCCACCGTGCCGATCTTGTGGCCGTCGCGGTCGAACGCCTTGCGGCCGATCAGGCTGCGCGGATCGATGTCGTTCTCCACGGTCCCTCCAACTGGTCGCACAAGCGGGGAAGACCCGGTGGTCCACTCATAAGAAAAGTGCAGATCCGGCCTGTCGGCCACTCGAAAAGCCCTGCGCGGGACCTCGCTGGTAGGCTGGCACACGGCTGCTGACCCTGTGCGGGAGAGTCCTCCGGAGAGATCGCCGGAGGCGCCGAAGGAGCAAATCCTCCCCGGAATCTCTCAGGCCCCCGTACCGCACGGACGAGGTCACTCTGGAAAGCAGGGCAGGCGTCGACGGCGTCCGCCCTCACCGACGGTGAAAGCCGGGCGGCCCCCTGGCGCCCGGTGAAGCTCTCAGGTCAGATGACAGAGGGGGAGGCCGTCCGGGCACCCGCGCCTTGGTGCCCCTCGCAGGTCGTGACGACCAGGAGGCCTCCCAACATGACCGACCACCGCATTCCGCTCTCCCAGCTGGAGCGTGGCGTCCCCTTCGAGCAGCGCCACATCGGGCCCGACGGGGCGGCCCAGGCGAAGATGCTCGCGCAGGTCGGCTACGGCTCGCTGGACGAGCTGACCGCCGCCGCGGTGCCCGACGTGATCAAGAGCGCCGAGGCGCTCGGGCTGCCCGGGGCCCGTACCGAGGCCGAGGTCCTCGCGGAGCTGCGCGCCCTCGCCGACCGCAACACGGTCCTCGCCCCGATGATCGGCCTCGGCTACTACGGCACGTTCACCCCGCCGGTGATCCTGCGCAACGTCATGGAGAACCCGGCCTGGTACACCGCGTACACGCCGTACCAGCCGGAGATCTCCCAGGGCCGCCTGGAGGCCCTGCTGAACTTCCAGACCATGGTCGCCGACCTGACCGGCCTGCCGACCTCCGGCGCCTCCCTGCTGGACGAGGGCACGGCGGCCGCCGAGGCGATGGCACTGTCCCGCCGCGCCGGCAAGGTCAAGGACGGTGTCTTCC includes these proteins:
- a CDS encoding MerR family transcriptional regulator: MRSSGDGTAVGGAFPLRSETADPGTETVGYRGPTACAAAGITYRQLDYWARTGLVEPSVRAAYGSGAQRLYSFRDVVVLKIVKRFLDTGVALQNIRAAVRHLRARDVQDLERMTLMSDGATVYECTSPDEVVDLLQGGQGIFGIAVGVVWRDVEAALSQLHGERIDTGETLVGNNPADELARRRRDRAV
- a CDS encoding DNA polymerase IV produces the protein MRAAPTILHLDMDAFFAAAEQAAKPSLRGKPVVVGGLGPRGVVSTASYEARRFGVHSAMPMAQARRLAPNAAYLVPRFTVYRAISEQVMELLRRLSPLVEPLSLDEAFVDLEAGGSAGDTTSARAAGERLRRDILETTGLTGSVGLAGSKMLAKIGSEQAKPDGLVVVEPGTERALLGPMTVRTLPGVGPATGEHLRRAGMTTVADLAEAGEDELVRLLGKSHGASLFRMAGGHDDRPVVAEREAKSVSVEDTFDVDLHDRVRVRTEVDRLADRCVQRLRAAGHSGRTVVLKVRRYDFSTLTRSETLRGPTDDPGVVREAAGRLLEAVDTTGGVRLLGVGVSGLADYTQEDLFAQAAADRAAEGKARADGSGGEGAAADAGRAAVAPAAPVDGPERPGEGWTAPEARPAPAGGVPAAQGAPEAADLPAERRFPAGHDVRHAAFGAGWVQGSGLRRVTVRFEQPWSAPGRVRTFWVDDPELELSDPLPLTGGAPQDGPEPDQSSWPATRPKSRAESPSDSEAGRSGGPGSGRARP
- a CDS encoding MerR family transcriptional regulator, producing the protein MLRTPTGGAGHGTAPSGDTLLSIGAVLGRLRVEFPEVTISKIRFLEAEGLVEPRRTPSGYRKFGPQDVERLTQVLRMQRDHYLPLKAIREHLDALGRGERLPLPGQQRQRRAAETGPAPRTAARIGREELLAASGADGSALDEWESYGLITPMPDGGYDPESVTVAKLVADLGRFGLEPRHLRIMRAAAQREAGMVEQVVAPLRRHRNPQTRAHAEATTRELATLSVKLHAALFRTALGAHPH
- a CDS encoding bifunctional nuclease family protein; this encodes MNELDVVGVRVEMPSNQPIVLLREVGGDRYLPIWIGPGEATAIAFAQQGMTPARPLTHDLFKDVLEAVGQELTEVRITDLREGVFYAELVFASGVEVSARPSDAIALALRTGTPIYGSDGVLDDAGIAIPDEQEDEVEKFREFLDQISPEDFGTNSQ
- a CDS encoding PRC-barrel domain-containing protein; the protein is MENDIDPRSLIGRKAFDRDGHKIGTVDEVYLDDATGVPEWAAVRTGIFSRDAFVPLAPSTLEEETLRIPFERSLIKDAPDFGVGRHLSPEQELQLYRHYGLALPEPGPPERPASLSDGDSARDFGRVAGQDD
- a CDS encoding small basic family protein produces the protein MIAVLGLVVGVVVGLLVRPEVPAVVEPYLPIAVVAALDAVFGGLRAMLDGIFVDKVFVVSFLSNVVVAALIVFLGDKLGVGAQLSTGVVVVFGIRIFSNAAAIRRHVFRA
- a CDS encoding FHA domain-containing protein; translated protein: MKLFGKLFGKSAREDGGGSRHRAARHGGSEEPSGDRPLFRDQVGDGAGGGASSVDPAGQGRIGFGEPSTSSTGGGSALPVCTRCGHRNAEASRFCSNCGAPLRAGVPAERASETTSTISISGLEAYDSEVTGQTAVPSLSPEAQAAVDALPLGSALLVVRRGPNSGSRFLLDSELTTAGRHPQSDIFLDDVTVSRRHVDFRRGADGRFTVSDVGSLNGTYVNRERIDSVLLSNGDEVQIGKYRLVFYASQRGV
- a CDS encoding DUF881 domain-containing protein, with protein sequence MSEQGGTDREPRRLTGRQRLAAGLWPPRVTRAQLIVAVLLFGLGLGLAIQVRSNNDDSALRGARQEDLVRILDELDDRTQRLEDEKQSLDDQRTELETSSDQAEEARRQTREKEQQLGILAGTVAAEGPGITLTVADSGDTVEPDMLLDTIQELRAAGAEAIQINGVRVVANTFFSGTGGDIQVDGKQVTAPYRFKVIGKPQDLEPALNIPGGVVQTLEKEQATATVARAEKIIVNALRPAERPDYARSSAQ